A genomic region of Homalodisca vitripennis isolate AUS2020 chromosome 5, UT_GWSS_2.1, whole genome shotgun sequence contains the following coding sequences:
- the LOC124363602 gene encoding uncharacterized protein LOC124363602, protein MRSLNTGFDELHALVQDFDFEVIGVTETWLDPYTPSLSYEMPGYTFLRADRSPQPGGGVAVYIKDCLRFERVELAEVDPSIEHISLIVRMRECKLGVAIVYRPPDVNYTCLKSLFQSFFVDMAVEVNSDVCLGDINVDLMSNTCSAAGYLRRLIKSHNVVQHISEPTRVTSTSETLIDHLIADKATKVEKCGVIDTSSIIDHRGLRITDHRLIYCDLRFEQEKTQAKLIRYRDYSKFNLNETLAMAAEVDWNRVCDLSGVDDIEYFIASNVKSIFDKHGPIVTKRVTKNKAPWRTREVIELTKLKTRLKRQFLRNQNDANWSEYKRVRNTLNSAIRSAKKRYFEDKLANCRDSSIFWKCLRQNGIVGSKDQKLPPNMNTNDINKYFTEMGTSCEPDEALEQFYDTNRKGRTN, encoded by the coding sequence ATGCGCTCCCTCAACACTGGATTTGATGAACTCCATGCCCTTGTGCAAGATTTCGATTTTGAGGTCATTGGTGTCACTGAGACATGGCTTGACCCTTATACTCCTTCTCTCAGTTACGAGATGCCGGGTTACACTTTTTTGAGAGCTGACCGCAGTCCGCAGCCTGGTGGTGGCGTTGCCGTTTACATCAAGGACTGTCTTAGATTTGAGCGAGTCGAGCTGGCCGAAGTTGACCCTAGTATTGAACACATTTCGCTTATTGTCAGAATGAGAGAGTGTAAACTAGGGGTTGCCATCGTCTACAGACCGCCTGATGTGAACTACACTTGCCTAAAATCTCTGTTCCAGTCTTTTTTTGTGGACATGGCTGTTGAGGTTAACTCTGACGTCTGTTTGGGTGACATCAACGTTGATCTGATGTCCAATACCTGCAGTGCTGCTGGCTACCTTCGTCGTCTGATTAAGTCTCACAACGTTGTACAGCATATCAGTGAGCCGACTAGAGTGACAAGCACTTCAGAAACACTGATTGATCATCTGATTGCTGACAAAGCTACCAAAGTAGAAAAGTGTGGAGTTATAGACACATCAAGTATTATTGATCATCGAGGATTGAGAATAACAGACCATAGACTCATATATTGTGACTTAAGATTCGAACAAGAGAAGACTCAGGCTAAGTTGATAAGGTACAGAGATTACTCCAAATTTAATCTGAATGAAACATTGGCAATGGCTGCTGAAGTGGATTGGAATAGAGTATGTGATCTCAGCGGTGTTGATGATATAGAATATTTCATAGCTTCCAACgttaaaagcatttttgacaAACATGGTCCAATTGTTActaaaagagtaacaaaaaataagGCCCCCTGGAGAACCCGAGAAGTTATAGAACTCACAAAATTGAAAACCAGGTTGAAGAGGCAGTTTCTTAGGAATCAGAATGATGCTAACTGGTCAGAATATAAAAGAGTCAGAAACACACTGAATAGTGCTATAAGATCGGCAAAGAAgagatattttgaagataaactgGCCAATTGTAGAGACTCCAGTATTTTCTGGAAATGCTTACGGCAGAATGGTATAGTGGGGTCAAAAGATCAAAAACTGCCTCCAAACATGAATACTAATGATATAAACAAGTACTTCACAGAGATGGGCACGTCTTGCGAACCTGATGAAGCATTGGAGCAGTTTTATGATACGAACAGAAAGGGTAGGACTAACTAA